Part of the Pseudomonas chlororaphis genome, GTCATCGCCGGCTGGCCACTGGCCGGAATGGTCAGCGTGCCACTGCCGCCCGCTGCGATGGCGGCGCCCAACGGCGCGGCAATCGCCAGCCGCTTGGAATCGGTCATCTCGGTCTTGATGCTGCCCGCCGCATTGCGGGTCGGGGTGATCTTGAACGAGTCGCCGGCGGCCGCGGTGCCGTTGGCGAAGGTCAGCGAGAAGCCATCGACCACCGGTGGCGGCGTGGTCGCGGTGTTGAACGCGCCCATCGAGGTGCCATCGGGCAGGCGCTGGACGGTGTAGTCGCTGCCGCTGGTAAAGGTGATCTTGTAGTCGTTGGTGGTCAGCTTGCCGGTGTCCTCGATGGACACGTTGAAGTTGCCGGCGCCGGCGCTGTTGTTCAGGGCGGCGACGCTGCGCTGGCTCATCTGCGCGGCACTGTTGATGCTGCTGAACAGGTTGGAACCGAAGGCACCGTTCTTGTCGATACCCGAGGCCTGGATGCTGTTCATCTGGTCGGCGACGACCAGCGCCACACGGCCCAGCTCGTTCATGGCCGGGTCGAGCACGGTGCTGCGGTAGCGCATCAGGCCACCGATCTCACCGCCGGTCAGCACCTGGGTCAGGTCCATGGAACTGGAGCCACTGTTGAGCTGGATGCCGATGCGCCCCGGATCGTTCTTGTCCGGCACCGCTTGCAGGGTGTTGGTGATGTTGCCCATCACCAGCGGCTGGCCGGAACCGAGGTAGATATCCAGGCTGTTGCCGTTCTCCACGACCTGGGTGCCGGTGAAGGTCGACAGCTGGCGAATGGCTTCGCCGCGCGAGTCCAGCAGGTCATTGGGCGCACCGCCCGAGTTGGAGACTTCGGAGATCTTCTTGTTCAACTGGGAAATGGTGGTGGCCAGGCTATTGATCTGGTCGACCATGTTCGACAGGTTGCCGTTGATGTTGTCGTTCTGCGCGGTCAACTGGCTGGCCACCGAGTTGAAGCGGTTGCTCAGGGCCTGGGCATCGCTGAGCAGCAACTGGCGGGAAGCGTCGTCGCCCGGCTTGGCATTGACGTTCTGCACCGAGGCGAAAAACTTGGTCAGTGCGCCGTTCAGGCCGGTGCCGCTGTCGGACAACAGGGAATCGAGCGGCGTGATCTGCCCCTGATAGGCCGCCGCATCGCTGTTGAGCGAGGTGGTGGTCTTGAGCTGTGCTTCGAGGTAGGAGTTATACACCCGACGCACGTCGGCCAGGGTGGTGCCAGAGCCGATGAACACGTTGCCGTACTGGTTCGACGCCTTGGTCGTCTGCACGGTCTGCTGACGCGAATACCCGGCGGTATCGACGTTGGCAATGTTGTTACCCGTGGTCACCAACGCGGTCTGGCTTGTGGACAGACCTGACATCCCTATATTGAGCAAACTCATGGTTCAGACCTTATAACGTCGTGGTGGCGCCTGCCGATGCGTAGTTCTGGTAACTCGTCATCTGCCGGGCTATATGCGAAATCTTGCGGGCGTAGTTCGGGTCGGTGGCGTAACCGGCCTTCTGCAACTCGCGTACAAACTGTTCGGGGTTATCGGCCGACTTCAGCACATCTTGATAGCGGCTGTTGCTCTGCAACAGATTGACCAGGTCGTGGAAGCTGTCGCGATAGGACGCGTAGGAACGGAACTCGGCCGTCTCCTTGACCATCTCGCCATTGCGAAACTCGCTGGTGATCGCCCGCGCCGAATCGCCTTTCCAGTTCTGGCTCGCCTTGATGCCGAAGAGGTTGTGGCTGCTGCTGCCATCGGGCTGGCGCATGACGGATTTGCCCCAACCGGTTTCCAGGGCCGCCTGGGCCACCAGGTAGCGTGGGTCGACACCGATGCGGTCCGCAGCTTCCTTGGCCATCGGCAACATGGCGTTGACGAATTCGTCGGCATCGCGGAAAGCCTTGCGCGCCGGTGCCAATGGCGGCTGCGCGACGGCACGGCCGTAGACCTGCATGTCCGGTTTCGCGTCGGCCGCCTTGAGCGCGGCCAGCCAGTCGCCGTTGCCCAGCTCGCCGGTCGCCGGCTTGACGGCGGCGACAGCACGATCGGGCAGCAGGTTCTGCGCCGGGGCCTCGGCATTGACCGAGGCCGAAGGCACCAGGCCCGCGAGCAGGCGGTCGGCCAGCTTCGGCGGCAGGGCCAGGCGACGCTGGTTGAGCAGTTCCATGTCGTTGCGATGACCACCCTCGGCGCCCTGCGGCGCACTGACGGCCCGCGAGGCCCACAGTGGACGCTGGCCGCTGGTGCGCGACAACGGGCCGTCCGTGGGCAGGGTGCCGGCGGCAACCGGGGTCGGCACGGCTGCCTTGGTCGCCTTGTCCAGCGCCTCTTGCTGCTTGGCCGCCGACAGCGTGGCCGCTTCGCCCGGGGCCAGCGGCTTGTTCTTGGACATCTGGCGCAACAGCACGTCGGCCAGGCCGATACCGCCGCCTTCGCGGGACATGGAAACGGCCAACTGCTGGTCGTACATTTCCTGGTACTGCTTGGCTTCAGGCGTATTCATCGGATTGTCCTTGCCCAGGGCCTCGGTGGCCGAACGCATGGACTTGAGCATTTCGCCGAGGAACAGCGACTCGAATTCCTGCGCCACCTTGCGCAGGTTGCCATCGCTGTTCTTGTCGCCAACCTTGAGTTGGTTCAAGCGGTTCAGGTCCGAGTAGGACGCCGAGTCGCCGCTGGTCAAAGCGCCCTTGCGCATATCCATGGCTCGACCCTCAGATCACGATCAGGTCGGCTTGCAACGCGCCGGCCTGCTTCAAGGCTTCGAGGATCGCCATCAAGTCGCCCGGTGCCGCGCCGACCTGGTTCACCGCCCGGACGATTTCATCCAGGGTGGTGCCCGGGCCGAACTTGAACATCGGCTTGGCTTCCTGCTCGGCATTGACCCGCGACCGCGGCACGACGGCGGTCTGGCCGTTGGACAACGGACCCGGCTGGCTGACGATCGGGTCTTCGGTGATGGTCACGGTCAGGCTGCCGTGGGTCACGGCGGCCGGTGAAACCTTGACGTTCTGGCCGATCACGATGGTACCGGTGCGCGAATTGATGATGACTTTCGCCACGGCCTGGCCCGGATCGACTTCGAGGTTTTCCAGGATCGACAGGTAGTCGACCCGCTGGCTCGGATCCAGCGGCGCGGTGACCCGGATCGAGCCGCCGTCGATGGCCTGGGCCACGCCTGGGCCGAGCATGTCGTTGATCTTGTCGACGATGCGCTTGGCGGTGGTGAAGTCGGAACGGTTGAGGTTCAGCGTCAGGCTGTTGCCCTGGTTGAAACCACTCGGCACCGCACGTTCCACCGACGCACCGCCAGGGATGCGACCGGCCGACGGAACATTGACAGTGATCTTCGAACCGTCGCGCCCCTCGGCGTCGAAGCCGCCCACCACCAGGTTGCCCTGGGCGATGGCGTAGACGTTGCCGTCGATACCCTTGAGCGGCGTCAGCAGCAAGGTACCGCCGCGCAGGCTCTTGGAGTTACCGATGGACGAAACGGTGATATCCACCTGCTGGCCGGGCTTGGCGAAAGCCGGCAGGTCGGCACTGACCGACACCGCCGCGACGTTCTTCAACTGCACGTTGCCGGAACCGGCCGGCACCTTGATGCCGAACTGCGACAACATGTTGTTGAAGGTCTGCAGCGTGAACGGGGTCTGGGTGGTCTGGTCACCGGTGCCATTGAGGCCCACGACCAGGCCGTAGCCGATCAACTGGTTGGAGCGCACGCCGGAAATGCTGGCGATGTCCTTCAGGCGCTCGGCTTGAGCGGCGAAGGCTGCCGACATCATCAGCGCACCGAGCAACAGCTGTTTAAGATTCAACGGGGCCACCTAGAAAGGGAACTTCGGGCTGAGGAAGAAACGATCGAACCAACCGGGCTGACTGGCATCGGCGAAGGCACCGGTGCCCGAATAGGTAATGCGCGCATCAGCCACGCGGGTGGACGAAACGGTGTTGTCGGTGGCGATGTCGTCGGCACGAACCATGCCGGCGATGCGCACCAGTTCGTCACCGGTGTTGAGGGTCAGCCACTTCTCGCCCCGCACGACGATGATGCCGTTGGGCAGCACGTCGGCGACGGTCACGGTGATCGAACCGGTCAGGCTGTTGCTCTGGCCGGACTTGCTGTCGCCCTTGGTCGCCCGGTCGGCGTTGTAGCCGGCATTGAGGCTCAGGTCGTTGCTGCCGATCGGGTTGTTGGTGGTCAGGCTGGAACCGAACAGCGAGGTCAGGCCGACGCTGGTGGCGCTGGTCTTGTCCATCTGCGAGTTGGCGTTCTTGCTGGCCTGGGTCCGCTCGTTCAGGGTGATGGTGATGATGTCACCGACCCGGAATGCCTTGCGGTCGCTGTACAGGTTCTGCTCGAAGCCGGCCTGGTAGATCGAGCCATTGTTGGCCGCAGCCGGCAACGGTGTACGCGGCAACACCGGCGCGTAGTACGGGTCATTGGGCCTGGGCGTTGGCGCGACACAACCCGCAAGCGCGGTGATCCCACTCAATGCCAGTACAGATACAAAGCGTTTCATGACCCTACCTCTCGGTGTTGCAGGCGACCTACGGGCCGCCCTGTCTACGTAAGTACAGATGTTGGGACGATTACAGATTCTGCGTGACGAACGAGAGCATCTGGTCGGCGGTGGAGATCACCTTGGAGTTCATTTCGTAGGCGCGCTGGGTGGTGATCATGTTGACCATCTCCTCGACCGTGCTCACGTTGGAGGTTTCCAGGGTGTTCTGCAGCGTGGTGCCGAAACCGTTCAGGCCCGGGGTGCCGATTTGCGGCGCGCCACTGGCGGCGGTCTCCAGGAACAGGTTGTTGCCCACGGCCTGCAAGCCGGCCGGATTGATGAAGTCGGCGGTCTGCAGGTTGCCGATCACCTGGGCGGCCGGGTTGCCTGCCACGGTGATGGACACGGTACCGTCGCGGCCCACGGTGAAGGTCTGGGCATCGTTCGGGATGATGATGGCCGGTTCCAGGGCGAAACCGCTGGCATTGACGATCTGGCCATTGGAGTCGAGGTGGAAGGTACCGTCACGGGTGTAGGACGTGGTGCCGTCCGGCTGCAGGATCTGGAAGAAACCGCGACCGTCGATGGCCATGTCCAGCGGCTGCTCGGTGGTTTGCAGGCTACCGGCGTTGAAGTTCTTCTGGGTGCCGACGATGCGCACACCGGTACCCACTTGCAGGCCCGACGGCAGCTCGCTGTCCTGGGTCGACTGGGCACCTGGCTGACGCTTGACCTGGTACAGCAGGTCCTGGAACTCGGCACGATCACGCTTGAAACCCGTGGTCGAGACGTTCGCCAGGTTGTTGGAAATGGTGGTCAGGTTGGTGTCCTGGGCGGACAAACCTGTTTTGGCAACCCACAAAGCCGGAAGCATTCGATTCTCCTCGTACGCCTGATTATCGGCGCGACGCTGTCATTAATAGTTAGATCTGCAAGACCCGAGCCATAGCCTCATCGCCTTCTTTGGCGGTGTTCATCATCTTCACGTGAAGCTCGAACTGCTTGGCCAGGGCCAGGACCGAGGTCATCTCGTCCACGGCATTGACGTTGCTCGCTTCCTGGAACCCCGAGACCAACTGCACGTTGGCATCGATGGGCGCCGGCTGGCCGTCCTTGGTCCGGATCGAACCGTCCAGGCCCTTGGTCATGTTCTTGAGGTCCGGATTGACCAGCTTGATGCGGTCCACCTCGGCCATTACCCGCGGGCCTTCGCCCATGGCGCGGATGCTGATGGTGCCGTCCTGGCCGATTTCGATCTTCTGCTCCGGCGGCACGGCGATGGGACCGCCGTTGCCCATCACCGGCATGCCGTTGCCGGCCCGCAGCACGCCCAGGGCGTCAACATTGAGGCTGCCGGTGCGCACGTAGCTTTCACCGCCGTCGGGATTCTGTACCGCCATCCAGCCCGGACCGCTGACCGCCACGTCGAGGTCGCGACCGGTTTCCACCAACGCGCCCGGTGTGAAGTCCGTGGCAGGTCGCTCGGACATGGCAAACGCCCGCGCCGGAAAGCTGTCGCCGAACACCGGCATCGAGCGCGCCTGCTCCAGGTCTTTCTGAAAACCATTGGTGGAAATGTTCGCCAGGTTGTTGGCATGGGCCCGTTGCGCCAGTGCGTTCTGGCTGGCGCCGGTCATTGCCACATAAAGGTACTTGTCCACTGTCGTTCCTCTGCATGCCGGACGTTTGCCGTCCACTGCTGTGTTGCACAGCCTTAAGCAATTTGCAGACCAACTTTTTTCTGGCGGGCCAAGGCCCGGTAAACAAAGGGCCTGGGGGATTTACAGAGGGTAGGTTGAGGGTGTCGAAGTCGAAAAACCGGCGGTGTTATGCCGCTAGGTGGCAAGGCCTGGCACCTGGCCTGATGCCAGGCGCCTCATCGGCTGGCGGAGGTCAGGCCTTTGCCAAGGCATCGCCCAACACACCCACCACCTGCTCCTGGTGCTCATGGGTCAAGCCGAGCCACATGGGCAAACGCAACAGGCGCTCGGAATAGCCGTCAGTCACCTCCATCGAACCCTGCACGCGTCCATAACGCAGGCCACCGGGCGATGAATGCAGCGGCACGTAATGGAACACCGCGTAGATGGCATGTCGCTTGAGCTCTTCGAGGACGGCCTGGCGCTCGACGCCCGGGGCGAGGATCACGTAGTACATGTGCGCGTTGTGCTGGCAGTTTTCAGGCACTATCGGACGCCGCAGCGCCCCTTGCCGCTCAAGCGTCGCCAGCGCCGCATGGTAATTGTCCCAGAGGGCCAGGCGGCGGTTGGTGATGGCTTGCGCCTCTTCCAACTGGGCCCAGAGGAACGCGGCCGTCATTTCCCCCGGCAGGAACGAGGAACCCACCTCCTGCCACGTGTACTTGTCTACTTCACCCCGGAAGAACCGGCTGCGATCGGTGCCTTTTTCCCGGATGATCTCGGCCCGCAACGCCAACGCGGGATCATTGACCAGCAAGGCCCCGCCCTCCCCCGAAATCACGTTCTTGGTTTCGTGAAAGCTGAAGGCCCCCAGGTCACCGATACTGCCCAGCGCCCGCCCCTTGTAGGTCGACATCACACCTTGCGCGGCGTCTTCCACCACGGCCAGCCCATGCTTGCGGGCAATGGCCAGGATCTCGTCCATCTCGCAGGCCACGCCTGCGTAGTGCACCGGTACGATGGCCTTGGTCCGTGGCGTGATCGCCGCCTCGATCAGGCGCTCGTCCAGGTTCAGGGTGTCGGGCCGCACATCGACGAAGACCGGCACCGCGCCGCGCAACACGAAGGCATTGGCGGTGGAGACGAACGTATACGACGGCAGGATGACTTCGTCGCCAGGCTGGATATCCAGCAGCAACGCCGTCATTTCCAGGGCCGCGGTGCATGAATGGGTCAGCAGGGCCTTGTTGCTGCCCGTTTGCGCCTCCAGCCAGCGATGACA contains:
- the flgK gene encoding flagellar hook protein FlgK (with FlgL acts as a hook filament junction protein to join the flagellar filament to the hook) — encoded protein: MSLLNIGMSGLSTSQTALVTTGNNIANVDTAGYSRQQTVQTTKASNQYGNVFIGSGTTLADVRRVYNSYLEAQLKTTTSLNSDAAAYQGQITPLDSLLSDSGTGLNGALTKFFASVQNVNAKPGDDASRQLLLSDAQALSNRFNSVASQLTAQNDNINGNLSNMVDQINSLATTISQLNKKISEVSNSGGAPNDLLDSRGEAIRQLSTFTGTQVVENGNSLDIYLGSGQPLVMGNITNTLQAVPDKNDPGRIGIQLNSGSSSMDLTQVLTGGEIGGLMRYRSTVLDPAMNELGRVALVVADQMNSIQASGIDKNGAFGSNLFSSINSAAQMSQRSVAALNNSAGAGNFNVSIEDTGKLTTNDYKITFTSGSDYTVQRLPDGTSMGAFNTATTPPPVVDGFSLTFANGTAAAGDSFKITPTRNAAGSIKTEMTDSKRLAIAAPLGAAIAAGGSGTLTIPASGQPAMTTKLDIYDEATTSIIQNGIQNSMPVKVVFGATSADGTSQGYQLLDAKGGTISSGTIKPGQSNTLSLSVPLKDASGNPIMDSSVPPVQRTVSFDMSIAGAPSQGAGINISLSQAGSLDNRNGTVLAGLQTAKTVDTNSGSKGISLNDAYGKLVEGVGAKAAQGKLDSAATGAILNNAKSARDSLSGVDLDEETGNLVKFQQYYTASSQIIKAAQQIFSTLINSL
- a CDS encoding flagellar rod assembly protein FlgJ, whose product is MDMRKGALTSGDSASYSDLNRLNQLKVGDKNSDGNLRKVAQEFESLFLGEMLKSMRSATEALGKDNPMNTPEAKQYQEMYDQQLAVSMSREGGGIGLADVLLRQMSKNKPLAPGEAATLSAAKQQEALDKATKAAVPTPVAAGTLPTDGPLSRTSGQRPLWASRAVSAPQGAEGGHRNDMELLNQRRLALPPKLADRLLAGLVPSASVNAEAPAQNLLPDRAVAAVKPATGELGNGDWLAALKAADAKPDMQVYGRAVAQPPLAPARKAFRDADEFVNAMLPMAKEAADRIGVDPRYLVAQAALETGWGKSVMRQPDGSSSHNLFGIKASQNWKGDSARAITSEFRNGEMVKETAEFRSYASYRDSFHDLVNLLQSNSRYQDVLKSADNPEQFVRELQKAGYATDPNYARKISHIARQMTSYQNYASAGATTTL
- a CDS encoding flagellar P-ring protein FlgI is translated as MNLKQLLLGALMMSAAFAAQAERLKDIASISGVRSNQLIGYGLVVGLNGTGDQTTQTPFTLQTFNNMLSQFGIKVPAGSGNVQLKNVAAVSVSADLPAFAKPGQQVDITVSSIGNSKSLRGGTLLLTPLKGIDGNVYAIAQGNLVVGGFDAEGRDGSKITVNVPSAGRIPGGASVERAVPSGFNQGNSLTLNLNRSDFTTAKRIVDKINDMLGPGVAQAIDGGSIRVTAPLDPSQRVDYLSILENLEVDPGQAVAKVIINSRTGTIVIGQNVKVSPAAVTHGSLTVTITEDPIVSQPGPLSNGQTAVVPRSRVNAEQEAKPMFKFGPGTTLDEIVRAVNQVGAAPGDLMAILEALKQAGALQADLIVI
- the flgH gene encoding flagellar basal body L-ring protein (part of the basal body which consists of four rings L, P, S, and M mounted on a central rod), with protein sequence MKRFVSVLALSGITALAGCVAPTPRPNDPYYAPVLPRTPLPAAANNGSIYQAGFEQNLYSDRKAFRVGDIITITLNERTQASKNANSQMDKTSATSVGLTSLFGSSLTTNNPIGSNDLSLNAGYNADRATKGDSKSGQSNSLTGSITVTVADVLPNGIIVVRGEKWLTLNTGDELVRIAGMVRADDIATDNTVSSTRVADARITYSGTGAFADASQPGWFDRFFLSPKFPF
- the flgG gene encoding flagellar basal body rod protein FlgG (makes up the distal portion of the flagellar basal body rod) → MLPALWVAKTGLSAQDTNLTTISNNLANVSTTGFKRDRAEFQDLLYQVKRQPGAQSTQDSELPSGLQVGTGVRIVGTQKNFNAGSLQTTEQPLDMAIDGRGFFQILQPDGTTSYTRDGTFHLDSNGQIVNASGFALEPAIIIPNDAQTFTVGRDGTVSITVAGNPAAQVIGNLQTADFINPAGLQAVGNNLFLETAASGAPQIGTPGLNGFGTTLQNTLETSNVSTVEEMVNMITTQRAYEMNSKVISTADQMLSFVTQNL
- the flgF gene encoding flagellar basal body rod protein FlgF (FlgF, with FlgB and C, makes up the proximal portion of the flagellar basal body rod), encoding MDKYLYVAMTGASQNALAQRAHANNLANISTNGFQKDLEQARSMPVFGDSFPARAFAMSERPATDFTPGALVETGRDLDVAVSGPGWMAVQNPDGGESYVRTGSLNVDALGVLRAGNGMPVMGNGGPIAVPPEQKIEIGQDGTISIRAMGEGPRVMAEVDRIKLVNPDLKNMTKGLDGSIRTKDGQPAPIDANVQLVSGFQEASNVNAVDEMTSVLALAKQFELHVKMMNTAKEGDEAMARVLQI
- a CDS encoding TDP-4-oxo-6-deoxy-D-glucose aminotransferase, with the protein product MSKETIFFNRPYMTGKELDYIAQAKFGNMLAGDGPFTKRCHRWLEAQTGSNKALLTHSCTAALEMTALLLDIQPGDEVILPSYTFVSTANAFVLRGAVPVFVDVRPDTLNLDERLIEAAITPRTKAIVPVHYAGVACEMDEILAIARKHGLAVVEDAAQGVMSTYKGRALGSIGDLGAFSFHETKNVISGEGGALLVNDPALALRAEIIREKGTDRSRFFRGEVDKYTWQEVGSSFLPGEMTAAFLWAQLEEAQAITNRRLALWDNYHAALATLERQGALRRPIVPENCQHNAHMYYVILAPGVERQAVLEELKRHAIYAVFHYVPLHSSPGGLRYGRVQGSMEVTDGYSERLLRLPMWLGLTHEHQEQVVGVLGDALAKA